Sequence from the Xiphophorus couchianus chromosome 23, X_couchianus-1.0, whole genome shotgun sequence genome:
CAGAGGAAAATCATCTGTTAAACCACCGCGGTTTTCTTCCCACAGGTCTCTCCCGCCGACAGAGAACATTTCAGGAGATATTTGGAAAGAAGTGGAGTTGTGGACAGTCTCACCACCCGTGGGTcgcttatgttttttttatttgcactagaaaggcTGTAAACTCCTGGGTTTTTACGATGGAGTCGCAAGACAAgacgctcttcttcttctgcaatTCATGGAAGCCGATGTGAAATTCTCACTGTTTAAGTACACATTCAAGCGTCACGGTTttataggcaaaaaaaaaaaaaaaaagaataaaaatgataacGTGATAtagcttcaaattaaaaaaaatcttgtactGCTTTTAAAGTATGTGAAATTGATTGCAAAGTTCAAATTTCATAGCATTTATTAAAACGTCCTGAATTTACTACCAGTTTTCAAGTATCTATTTCTTAGATGATGCGTATTTGCCTCGCACTTACTAGAATAACACAGGTATAACTGACTTCTTATATTCGCCTTTTTCCTTTCCTAAATGAAGACGTGAGATAAACGTGTCTTCCAAGAAAAAGAGATATATGTTGTAAcctctttctgctcctttttagtttttgtgtctCTGTATGAGCAACAAGAGAAGCCTGCCCAGGCTCTGGAGTATCCTTCTCGTTTTGCCACCATGTTTGATTTGTTGGTGCAGCCATCAAAGGTGATGATTTTAAGTTTTCGTTGAGCACTCACTGGCTGTGGATCCTTGAACTAACTCCTTCCAGATATGTGAAGGAGCGTCTTGGTGCCATGACCCTGACTGCACCACACACACAGGCTCTGCAGCAGGAGGCGAACGACCTGAGACAGAGGTGTGAATGtctggaggaggaaaacaaagaccTCAAAGCAAAGGcatgtttgcttctttttattctAATGTAATTCTGTATAATTGCTCTGAATAGTCAGTGAAATGTACGTTTTACTCCAATCAATACGGTTCATCCGTCATGGTTTTTATGTGCAAATGACATTTTGCTGGTTTCTatcagtagttttattttttcatagctttttaaaaaaaatcttttattgacTTTATAAGTGAATAAAATGGATTTCAGAACCAACATTGGtgtaatcaataaaataaaactccctTATAGAACCTCCTCCCATCACTGGCCCAGTTTTGATAAGGATAGAGTGTCAGgattatttgcatgttttttgtttgcgttGATGCCTTTCGGtgggatgttttcttttattctaatGATTCTCATTATGAAAAACCAGTAATTGTTCAAATGAAATCAAAGCTAATAGCAGTGTTTTTGGGGACGTCTTCCTAGCTGCAGCAGTATGAACCAGACGCTCCAGAAGACGATGAACCAGAAGCTCCAGAAGATGGCGCCGCTGCCAACTAgagctcaacaacaaactgGTCTTTGTTTCGATAgacgttttgtttgtttatgctgCTGTCAGTTTGAATTTAAAGATCGGACGACACTGTAAAAGGTGAAAGTCGAATGTTTTATGTGGCTGCGACGTTTATCTCTAAATGTTAACTTTATAGTTTTCTTATATTCTAACTTATTCTGTATATGTTTGTATGTATCTTTCCTGAGGGTTCAGCCTCGAAATGCGATCACGTGTTCATTGTGTAGGGAAGTAACATCGTTTAATTTGTTGGATTTATGCAGCCTGTGGTCTGAAACTGGCATGAGGGGGGGAAAACAAACCTACAATTATTCTAGCTCTGCTGGCaatttgcatttctttacaATAGTCCTACAATATTTTAACCCTGATCTTTTATCACTGATCATGCAAAATGCattcagaaacaacaatacaTTAAACTACAGAAGTGAAGACGGCCGGGGTCCAAGTATGTCTTGCGCTATAATAGGTTCATTGTTTCCAGAAACAAAGGTTGTTGCCATTGTGGACAGTTATGTTCTGCTATTTGCTGACCAACATGCTCAGAAGTCTAGTTTAATTTTTGAAACCCTCACTGCACAGCTTTTAGTGGCCAATACCAGATTTTTCTGAGGCCTGAGCTCCTAATTCAGATTTCCACAGGGTTGCACAAAAACTGATTCATGTTGAGTTTGTCATTGAAAAAGTTATTGACATTTACCGTAAAAGAAAACCAGTACTGCAGACTTCTTAAATAGAGATACAGCCGCATCTCAACGCAGTACATCATGAAAAGTCTGATTTGGACTTGAATTCAAAAAGTGAATCTCCTCTAGATAAGTGATTATTTTTCAAAGGCTTATTTGCTACTTTTACtgataatttaagaaaaaataaaaagcttaatttcttgaggcataaaaaaaaatgagtaGGTTTTAAAAATCCTTGATGTCTTTTAGAAATTTGTGAACGCAACCCATCCAGAAAAGTTCACAGCTCACTGATGCACATAGGTCATGACCTTTTGCTTTTATAAGTTTAGATACATATTGTGAATAAACTAGAGCTATGTTATAAgagggaaaaacattttttttattcactagTCTTTACTGCTTTGAGTTTAAAGACAGACAGTCTGTAGCTTTGGTGGTTTTTTCATACATTATAGCAATCCTGTTCAGATTGGACGGTAAAGGTTAACAgatgttcagtgtttttgttgaaaCAGCCAAACCAAATtcataaacaataaatgttttaaattgttttgtgttcagatttgttttcttctctgttcAGTTTAAGGATAATCTGTACAGAAACTGCCTCGTGCCTCTGTTGAGCATTATTTGTTTCTGAGTAAATACGAAAAGCgactttcaaataatttcaatttcaaacatacactgcctggccaaaaagaaaaaaaaagttcttcttGTGAAGAATAATTCGTATTTACAGGAGTTTTGTGCATACTGGGACGAGAGATGTTGATGCAAACAAtggtttccattaaatcagtatATGGAAATTAAGAAAGTTTAACGTCTTATCTGGTaaaaatcaaatatgatttgattaaatattcCAAACACCTCTGTTTTGCCTATAGTGTTTAACCCTCCTGGCTTGTCACGGCACCAGTCCAGCCTTCCTTGCTTGGTTGTTTGTCACCTAGTGCGATACAGAATGAAACTCTCTTCACAATGTGGCTTTGACTGCAACAGCTGAAAAATAAGGCAGTTAGTGTCTTTGCAGTTCTATGAGACACCACTAAATGGCCCTATTATAAACCAAGTCACAATACAAGCTTTAAAACTAGAAAATCTGGATCAATACTGTATCAAGATGAACAATTTGTTGATATTCACAAAGACTTTAAGACAAGTCAAAAGAAGACTCCTGAGCAAAACTCTGGGTGAAATCTTCTCCAGTGCTATGATGCAGGAGAGATGAAGATGTTGCAGAACACGGCGAAGATGAGGAAGACGGCATATCCAAATATGCAAATCCAGAAAAGTGGGTTTTTACACAGCTTCACATTGAAATCAATGAAGGAGACGTATCCGATAGTCAGCCCAGCAACAACTCCTCCCAAATGAGCCACAAACGACACCTGAAGAAAATCTGATCAAATCAGGTTTCAGTTCAGGCCTCTGGGCTACAAGTTGCTGTTATCTGACTCCACTAAATGTTGAGTAAAACTCACAGGACTAGTTTAACAGACAGCCAACCAACTAAATGGGTAAGGGGGTAAGGAGCCAAGTTTTCAATAAACaccatttgtgtt
This genomic interval carries:
- the LOC114138769 gene encoding c-Myc-binding protein-like, translated to MARRRVSPADREHFRRYLERSGVVDSLTTLFVSLYEQQEKPAQALEYVKERLGAMTLTAPHTQALQQEANDLRQRCECLEEENKDLKAKLQQYEPDAPEDDEPEAPEDGAAAN